The following are encoded in a window of Mustela nigripes isolate SB6536 chromosome 1, MUSNIG.SB6536, whole genome shotgun sequence genomic DNA:
- the PLK4 gene encoding serine/threonine-protein kinase PLK4, producing MASCIGEKIEDFKVGNLLGKGSFAGVYRAESIHTGLEVAIKMIDKKAMYKAGMVQRVQNEVKIHCQLKHPSILELYSYFEDNNYVYLVLEMCHNGEMNRYLKNRMKPFSENEARHFMHQIITGMLYLHSHGILHRDLTLSNLLLTRNMNIKIADFGLATQLKMPHEKHYTLCGTPNYISPEIATRSAHGLESDVWSLGCMFYTLLIGRPPFDTDTVKNTLNKVVLADYEMPTFLTSEAKDLIHQLLRRNPADRLSLSSILDHPFMSRNSSTKSKDLGTVEDSIDSGHATISTAITASSSTSISGSFFDRRRLLIGQPLPNKVTIFPKNKNSSDFSSSGDGSSLYTQWGNREQETGNNGRRRVTQDMEERPHSRYLRRAHSSDRSGTSNSQSRAKTVERCHSAEMLSKSKRSGVDENEERYSPTNSNVNILHFFKEKTSSSSGSFERLDNDQACSNRLCPGKTPFPFPDQTTQTEMVQQWFGNLQIKDHLRETTEHNSISPKRDFQGHPDLQDTSRNVWTDTRAKKSSDASDNVHPAKQLNTMKFMTAFQSKPEIIQQESIFGSDPLSEQSKTRGMEPPLGYQKRTLRDITSPLTAYRLKPIRQKTKKAVVSILDSEEVCVELLKEHTSQEYVKEVLQISSDGNMITIYYPNDGRGFPLADRPPPPTDNISRYCFDNLPEKYWRKYQYASRFVHLVRSKSPKITYFSRYAKCILMENSPDADFEVWFYDGAKIHKTEDLIQVIEKTGKSYTLKSESEISSLKGEIKMYMDHANEGHRICLALESIISEEEKKSGSAPFFPIIIGRKPGNTSSPKALSPPTSVDPNYLMRDRASLNKMINNTASSKLAPMLNPPMVTNEGHGFMAAASETNISSSSLKDCLPKSAQLLKSVFVKNVGWATQLTSGAVWVQFNDGSQLVVQAGVSSISYISPNGQTTRYGENEKLPDYIKQKLQCLSSILLMFSNPAPSFE from the exons ATGGCGTCTTGCATCGGGGAGAAGATCGAG gattttaaagttGGGAATCTGCTTGGTAAAGGATCATTTGCTGGTGTCTACAGAGCTGAGTCCATTCACACTGGTTTGGAAGTAGCAATCAAAATG ATAGATAAGAAAGCCATGTACAAAGCTGGAATGGTGCAGAGAGTCCAAAATGAGGTGAAAATACATTGCCAGTTGAAACATCCTTCTATCTTGGAg CTGTATAGTTATTTTGAAGATAACAATTATGTGTATCTAGTATTAGAAATGTGCCATAATGGAGAAATGAACAGGTATCTAAAGAACAGAATGAAACCATTCTCAGAAAACGAAG CTCGACACTTTATGCACCAGATCATCACAGGAATGTTGTATCTCCATTCTCATGGCATATTACATCGGGATCTCACACTTTCTAACCTCTTACTTACCCGCAATATGAACATCAAGATTGCCGACTTTGGGCTGGCAACTCAGTTGAAAATGCCACATGAGAAGCACTATACTTTGTGTGGAACTCCTAATTATATTTCACCAGAAATTGCAACTCGAAGTGCACATGGACTTGAATCTGATGTTTGGTCCTTGGGCTGTATGTTTTATACGTTGCTTATTGGGAGACCTCCTTTTGACACTGACACAGTCAAGAACACATTAAATAAAGTAGTATTGGCAGACTATGAAATGCCAACTTTTTTGACAAGTGAGGCTAAGGACCTTATTCACCAGTTACTTCGCAGAAATCCAGCAGATCGTTTAAGTCTGTCTTCAATATTAGACCATCCTTTTATGTCCCGAAATTCTTCAACAAAAAGTAAAGATTTAGGAACTGTAGAAGACTCAATTGATAGTGGACATGCCACAATTTCTACTGCAATTACAGCTTCTTCCAGTACCAGTATAAGTGGTAGTTTCTTTGATAGGAGAAGACTTTTGATTGGTCAGCCACTCCCAAATAAAGTGACTATAtttccaaagaataaaaattcaagtGATTTTTCCTCTTCAGGAGATGGAAGCAGTCTTTATACTCAGTGGGGAAATCGAGAACAAGAAACCGGTAATAATGGGAGGCGAAGAGTAACCCAGGATATGGAAGAAAGGCCACATTCTCGATACCTTCGTAGAGCCCATTCCTCTGATAGATCTGGCACTTCTAATAGTCAGTCTCGAGCCAAAACAGTGGAACGATGTCACTCAGCAGAAATGCTTTCAAAATCCAAAAGATCAGGAGtagatgaaaatgaagaaagatacTCACCTACAAACAGCAATGtcaatattttgcatttctttaaggaaaagacATCCAGTAGTTCTGGATCTTTTGAAAGACTTGATAATGATCAAGCCTG CTCCAATCGTCTCTGTCCAGGGAAAACTCCTTTTCCATTTCCAGACCAGACAACTCAGACTGAAATGGTGCAACAGTGGTTTGGGAATCTGCAAATAAAGG ATCATTTAAGAGAAACTACTGAGCACAACAGCATTAGCCCAAAAAGAGATTTCCAAGGCCATCCAGACTTGCAGGACACATCAAGAAATGTTTGGACTGATACGAGAGCCAAAAAGAGTTCTGATGCTTCTGATAATGTTCATCCTGCAAAACAGTTGAATACCATGAAATTTATGACTGCATTTCAAAGTAAACCTGAGATAATTCAACAGGAATCtatttttggctcagatcctcTTTCTGAGCAAAGCAAAACTAGGGGTATGGAGCCACCATTGGGTTATCAGAAACGTACGCTACGAGACATTACATCTCCTTTGACTGCTTACAGGTTAAAACCGATTagacagaaaaccaaaaaggCTGTG GTTAGCATACTTGATTCAGAGGAGGTATGTGTGGAGCTTCTAAAGGAACATACATCACAAGAATATGTGAAAGAAGTTCTTCAAATATCTAGTGATGGAAATATG ATTACTATTTATTATCCCAATGATGGAAGAGGTTTTCCTCTTGCTGACAGACCACCACCCCCTACTGACAACATCAGTAGGTACTGCTTTGACAATTTACCAG agaAATACTGGCGAAAATATCAATATGCTTCCAGATTTGTACACCTTGTAAGATCTAAATCACCCAAAATCACTTATTTTTCGAGATATGCTAAATGCATTTTAATGGAGAATTCCCCTGATGCtgattttgaggtttggttttaTGATG gaGCAAAGATACACAAAACCGAAGATTTAATTCAGGTGATTGAAAAGACTGGGAAATCTTATACCttaaaaagtgaaagtgaaattAGTAGCttgaaaggggaaataaaaatgtatatggacCATGCAAATGAG GGCCATCGTATTTGCTTAGCACTGGAATCCAtaatttcagaggaggaaaagaaaagtggaagTGCTCCCTTTTTCCCAATAATTATAGGAAg AAAACCTGGAAATACTAGTTCACCTAAGGCCTTATCACCTCCTACTTCTGTGGATCCAAACTACCTGATGCGTGATAGAGCATCtttgaataaaatgataaataatactGCTTCTTCAAAACTGGCACCAATGCTTAATCCTCCT ATGGTTACAAATGAAGGACATGGCTTTATGGCTGCAGCTTCTGAAACAAACATCTCTTCTAGTAGTCTAAAAGATTGTCTTCCTAAATCAGCACaacttttgaaatctgtttttgtgaaaaatgttggttgGGCTACACAG TTAACTAGTGGAGCTGTGTGGGTTCAGTTCAATGATGGGTCCCAGTTGGTTGTCCAGGCAGGAGTATCTTCTATCAGTTATATATCACCAAATGGTCAAACAACTAG gtatggagaaaatgaaaaattaccagATTACATCAAACAGAAATTACAGTGTCTTTCTTCCATCCTTTTGATGTTTTCTAATCCAGCTCCTAGTTTTGAATAA